The Granulicella sibirica genome has a segment encoding these proteins:
- a CDS encoding GlcG/HbpS family heme-binding protein, with amino-acid sequence MIQLADARRIIAAAEKKAEELGQPMNVAVVDEGGNLIAFERMANAWLGSIDISQKKAWTSRAFDITTKDLGANSQSGDQFFGIHASNDGKVMIFAGGVPLKQDGKVVGAIGVSGGSGVQDHAVAEAGAAAL; translated from the coding sequence CGCCGCATCATCGCCGCAGCAGAGAAGAAGGCCGAGGAACTCGGCCAGCCTATGAACGTAGCCGTCGTCGACGAGGGCGGAAACCTCATCGCCTTCGAGCGTATGGCCAACGCCTGGCTAGGCTCGATTGACATCTCCCAGAAAAAAGCCTGGACCTCCCGCGCCTTCGACATCACCACCAAAGACCTCGGTGCTAACTCGCAATCCGGCGACCAGTTCTTCGGCATCCACGCCTCGAACGACGGCAAGGTCATGATCTTCGCCGGCGGCGTTCCCCTCAAGCAGGACGGCAAAGTCGTCGGAGCCATCGGCGTCAGCGGAGGCTCCGGCGTCCAGGACCACGCAGTCGCCGAAGCGGGCGCTGCCGCTCTCTAA
- a CDS encoding TolC family protein — protein sequence MGLRASFMLTVVMVAGTASFGQQGMTMPMDHAAMKPENGLPALAPANDLLGEIAKRPALSLDDFLSRAKASNPTLDQARADVRRTQGLAVQAGLFPNPTIGYQGDQIRGGSFGGGEQGAFVGQMIPLGGKLSMRRKALEAEAQVGSIGIEVQAARVRADVTQAFFATLAAQETVQVRRRLLGVAQDAVETAHQLANVGQADAPDVLMTEVEEEQAVIASAEAQRMFLGRFRSLAALAGSPQMEAEPLTGDLAAVPAIEAGALLDHVLQENPAVMEAQSKVAAAEARLASARREVAPDLQLKAGEQFNFEQLNNTTAGKVGPQSFASAGISVPLWNRNQGNIEAAQAEAERARQEVRRIQLALRESAEPMIESYQTARQEAGLYRSSILPRATRASQLYEAKYNEMAQAYPQVLVARRTVLELQLRYIGALAAMWQIGSSLENGTLSGGLNGPRTFGGGVAGAYGEGGLE from the coding sequence ATGGGCCTGCGTGCCTCCTTCATGCTGACCGTCGTGATGGTCGCGGGGACTGCTTCGTTTGGGCAACAGGGTATGACGATGCCCATGGATCACGCGGCGATGAAGCCAGAGAATGGTCTTCCCGCGCTTGCTCCTGCGAACGATCTGCTCGGGGAGATTGCGAAGCGGCCTGCGCTTTCTCTCGATGATTTTCTATCTAGAGCGAAGGCTTCAAATCCTACGCTGGACCAGGCACGTGCTGATGTGCGGCGCACGCAAGGTCTTGCGGTGCAGGCTGGCTTGTTTCCTAACCCGACGATCGGGTATCAGGGCGACCAGATTCGGGGTGGCTCGTTCGGTGGCGGCGAGCAGGGAGCATTCGTCGGGCAGATGATTCCGCTTGGGGGAAAGCTTTCGATGCGACGCAAGGCGCTCGAGGCTGAGGCGCAGGTTGGGTCCATTGGGATCGAGGTCCAGGCAGCGAGGGTGCGGGCGGATGTGACGCAGGCGTTCTTTGCAACGCTAGCAGCACAGGAAACAGTACAGGTTCGGCGGCGGCTTCTTGGGGTGGCTCAGGATGCGGTTGAGACGGCGCATCAGCTTGCGAATGTGGGGCAGGCCGATGCACCGGATGTGCTGATGACCGAGGTGGAGGAGGAGCAGGCGGTGATCGCCTCGGCCGAGGCGCAGAGGATGTTTCTTGGGCGGTTTCGGAGTCTGGCTGCGTTGGCGGGGTCTCCTCAGATGGAGGCTGAGCCTTTGACCGGAGACCTGGCGGCGGTGCCTGCGATAGAGGCTGGTGCACTGCTTGATCACGTGCTTCAAGAGAATCCAGCGGTGATGGAGGCGCAGAGCAAAGTCGCGGCGGCGGAGGCGAGGCTGGCGAGTGCACGACGGGAAGTTGCGCCGGACCTGCAGTTGAAGGCGGGGGAGCAGTTCAACTTTGAGCAGCTGAACAACACAACCGCAGGCAAGGTTGGGCCGCAAAGTTTCGCTTCGGCGGGGATCTCCGTGCCCCTGTGGAATCGAAATCAGGGAAATATCGAGGCTGCCCAGGCGGAGGCGGAGCGTGCGCGTCAGGAGGTACGGCGGATCCAGCTCGCGTTGCGTGAGTCGGCGGAGCCAATGATCGAGAGCTACCAGACGGCGAGGCAAGAGGCGGGACTCTATCGCAGCAGTATTTTACCGAGGGCAACGCGTGCGTCACAGCTCTATGAGGCGAAGTACAACGAGATGGCACAGGCTTACCCGCAGGTTCTCGTTGCGCGGAGGACGGTGCTGGAGTTGCAACTGCGATATATCGGGGCTCTAGCGGCGATGTGGCAGATTGGGAGTTCGCTTGAGAATGGAACGTTGAGTGGTGGTCTGAATGGGCCTCGGACTTTTGGTGGGGGTGTGGCTGGGGCGTATGGCGAAGGAGGGTTGGAGTAA
- a CDS encoding multicopper oxidase family protein yields MSNRRSFLQRAFSVGAGLLGARTLAAQQMQMSPGMSMPMRSQPANHAAVKARPVKSGSYLPVITPDVGDLEYTMDGRTKVFHLRAEVVKQTILPGRTLDLWGFNGSSPGPTIQVTEGDHVRVLFENHLPEATSMHWHGFEDRIPFDGMPGISQSLVPPGGSFVYEFDIHQTGTYFYHSHMAMQEMAGMLGGFIMHPKTPYQPHCDKDFLIHLQEYAVLPNSTIPNTMNMEFNWLVLNGKSGPATTPLIVRQGDRVRIRFVNLGMDHHPMHLHGNTFYTTGTEGGRIPEAGWWPGNTVLVGVAQARDVEFVATNPGDWMLHCHLPHHMMNQMSSNVGRMTRSVMGHQPAGVDMESGMGMMQGTPGAPMGDDYGTSLGRGLGFGSTNDMQTSNGAMTAKAMQAMPGMSMGGATPEIAADANSVPNFPQDAFMESPGMAMDAMVERPENYGLRPGWSGFMMGMMNFVRVLSPDTYAEVIGRMREAKRVNDPYAPMLGAATEGRA; encoded by the coding sequence ATGAGCAATCGCCGCAGCTTTCTGCAGCGTGCTTTCAGTGTTGGCGCCGGACTTCTCGGCGCGCGTACCCTTGCGGCCCAACAGATGCAGATGTCTCCGGGCATGTCGATGCCGATGCGTTCGCAGCCTGCAAACCATGCGGCGGTGAAGGCGCGTCCGGTGAAGTCAGGGTCTTACCTGCCGGTGATTACGCCAGATGTGGGTGATCTGGAGTACACGATGGACGGACGGACGAAGGTCTTCCATCTGCGTGCCGAAGTAGTGAAGCAGACGATTCTCCCGGGCAGGACGCTCGACCTTTGGGGATTCAACGGATCATCTCCGGGGCCGACGATACAGGTCACAGAAGGCGATCACGTTCGCGTGCTGTTCGAGAACCATCTTCCGGAGGCGACGTCAATGCACTGGCACGGGTTCGAGGATCGGATTCCGTTCGATGGCATGCCCGGGATCTCGCAGTCGCTCGTGCCTCCAGGTGGGTCGTTCGTCTACGAGTTCGACATTCACCAGACCGGGACGTACTTCTACCACTCGCACATGGCGATGCAGGAAATGGCGGGGATGCTTGGCGGATTCATCATGCATCCGAAGACGCCGTATCAACCGCATTGCGACAAAGACTTCCTGATCCACCTGCAGGAGTACGCCGTGCTGCCGAACAGCACGATCCCGAACACGATGAACATGGAATTCAACTGGCTCGTGCTGAATGGCAAGTCGGGGCCAGCGACGACGCCGCTTATTGTCCGGCAGGGAGATCGCGTCAGGATTCGGTTTGTGAATCTCGGGATGGACCACCATCCAATGCACCTGCATGGGAATACCTTCTACACGACCGGGACCGAAGGCGGGAGGATTCCCGAAGCGGGCTGGTGGCCGGGCAACACGGTGCTTGTGGGCGTGGCGCAGGCGCGCGACGTGGAGTTTGTCGCGACGAACCCGGGCGACTGGATGCTGCACTGCCATCTGCCGCACCACATGATGAACCAGATGTCATCGAATGTAGGGCGAATGACGCGGAGCGTGATGGGGCATCAGCCGGCAGGGGTGGATATGGAGTCGGGCATGGGGATGATGCAGGGGACGCCAGGTGCTCCGATGGGAGATGACTACGGGACGAGCCTTGGGCGCGGGCTTGGCTTTGGGAGTACGAACGACATGCAGACTTCAAATGGGGCTATGACTGCCAAGGCGATGCAAGCGATGCCGGGAATGAGTATGGGCGGGGCGACTCCTGAGATTGCGGCGGATGCGAACAGCGTGCCGAACTTTCCTCAGGATGCGTTCATGGAGAGTCCGGGGATGGCGATGGATGCGATGGTCGAGCGGCCGGAGAACTATGGGCTGAGGCCAGGGTGGAGCGGGTTCATGATGGGCATGATGAACTTCGTTCGGGTGCTGTCGCCGGATACGTATGCCGAGGTGATCGGACGCATGCGGGAGGCGAAACGGGTAAACGATCCGTATGCTCCGATGCTTGGTGCGGCGACGGAAGGGAGGGCGTGA